One window of the Natronomonas marina genome contains the following:
- the tnpC gene encoding IS66 family transposase, with protein MEERIDELEEKLEQKDERIEEQQERIEELETRLRKYENPHTPPSKRRSGTDESPTSQDDEDDDVRTDGGAPGRKDGHDPEWRSTADPDEEVEVTCDCCPECGQHFDESVGVSPRLVEEIPDPQPPEVTQYNRHCYQCDSCGTETVATHPDCPDEGQFGVNVIAQSALSRYDYRLPYRKIADRFEQLHELELSGASAWHATERAARAGRCEYEQIRRQIWQADVVHIDETGIKRDGEQAWIWTFTTENHTLYAVRESRGSDVPAEVLGEDFAGTVICDGWTAYPAFSDNLQRCWAHILREAKDAAEKHPEGKPIYESLKQLYVALQTRLESDLSIRERAELQCVARRELESLIERSVPDGPVATLLGKIEGGLDHWLTFVGEPAVSPTNNAAENALREPVVLRKLIGTLRNDRGMFVHETVLSLLATWRQQGRNPYDELKRVSRNNEMVSRDQAVPVVESSG; from the coding sequence ATGGAAGAGCGAATTGACGAGCTGGAGGAGAAACTTGAGCAAAAGGACGAACGGATCGAAGAGCAGCAAGAGCGAATCGAAGAACTCGAAACACGGCTTCGCAAATACGAGAATCCACATACACCGCCGAGTAAGCGACGGTCGGGGACTGACGAGTCCCCGACCTCGCAAGATGACGAAGACGACGATGTTAGAACTGATGGCGGCGCTCCCGGACGAAAGGACGGTCACGACCCGGAGTGGCGCTCTACGGCTGATCCGGACGAAGAAGTTGAGGTTACCTGTGACTGCTGTCCAGAGTGTGGCCAACACTTCGACGAGTCGGTGGGCGTCAGCCCCCGACTCGTCGAGGAGATACCGGACCCACAGCCACCAGAAGTCACGCAATACAACCGCCACTGCTACCAGTGCGACTCCTGTGGGACTGAGACAGTCGCTACACACCCCGACTGCCCCGATGAGGGGCAGTTCGGGGTGAACGTTATCGCCCAATCTGCACTGTCGAGGTACGATTACCGCCTCCCCTATCGGAAGATTGCAGACCGTTTCGAGCAGCTACATGAACTGGAGTTGTCGGGCGCGTCCGCATGGCACGCGACCGAGCGCGCTGCGCGCGCCGGTCGCTGTGAATACGAGCAGATCCGCCGCCAGATCTGGCAGGCCGACGTTGTCCACATCGACGAAACAGGCATCAAGCGGGATGGTGAGCAAGCATGGATCTGGACGTTCACCACCGAGAACCACACGCTCTACGCTGTTAGAGAGAGTCGTGGAAGCGATGTTCCCGCGGAAGTCCTCGGCGAGGACTTCGCGGGAACGGTCATCTGTGATGGGTGGACGGCCTATCCGGCCTTCAGCGACAATCTACAGCGGTGTTGGGCTCATATTCTGCGGGAGGCTAAAGATGCCGCCGAGAAGCACCCCGAAGGCAAACCGATCTACGAGTCTCTCAAGCAGTTGTACGTCGCTCTCCAGACGCGGCTGGAGAGCGACTTGTCCATTCGTGAGCGAGCAGAGCTCCAGTGTGTTGCACGAAGAGAGCTTGAATCGCTGATTGAGCGGTCAGTTCCCGACGGACCAGTGGCAACACTGCTCGGAAAGATCGAAGGTGGCCTCGACCACTGGCTCACCTTCGTCGGTGAGCCAGCGGTCTCTCCGACCAACAATGCCGCCGAAAACGCGCTCCGTGAACCAGTGGTTCTCCGGAAACTTATCGGAACACTCCGCAACGACCGCGGGATGTTCGTTCATGAGACGGTGCTGTCCCTGCTGGCGACGTGGCGCCAGCAGGGACGCAATCCCTACGACGAACTCAAGCGAGTCTCTCGAAACAACGAGATGGTTTCACGAGATCAGGCTGTGCCGGTCGTTGAGTCATCGGGCTAA
- a CDS encoding glycoside hydrolase family 55 protein, which translates to MVREGIDRRRRATLRAVAAGIGVLPVGRGARSLRTDEEPEWRASMRGTVKPTGADFLVTRDDGTSYVFRRGTDDPAFGGSGSDAIQYAIDAGEATGTGTAIEVAPGTYELDRPVTLAGATWVAGSGPATTLRAADGLNADLLTIPSGAEHVRVSDLRIDGNRSGNERGDCLVVVGYTWRPVVEHLVVRNGAGDGVRFEGGPNGEYSYEPTLTDVDVARCAGDGFVFGYTGDLFGVNLYAESCESYGFTMADAGGTLIHPHAYDTRGEAGIRMIESAKDATLVGAHSERNRRHGVLIKGDRVTLRNAFVANNSRDDPGSYSGVVLDGAHRSRVVESALLNDDDYDRTQGHGLVETSDSRDNLISFNLLHGNAAAAVDRPSRSTGSTYRFNRGYRTGTCLAR; encoded by the coding sequence ATGGTTCGAGAGGGTATCGACCGTCGGCGACGAGCGACGCTCCGAGCGGTCGCCGCCGGAATCGGCGTCCTCCCGGTCGGGCGGGGCGCCCGATCCCTCCGGACGGACGAGGAACCCGAGTGGAGGGCGTCGATGAGAGGGACCGTGAAACCGACCGGCGCCGATTTCCTCGTCACCCGGGACGACGGAACGTCGTACGTCTTCCGACGGGGGACCGACGATCCCGCGTTCGGTGGCTCCGGCAGCGACGCCATCCAGTACGCGATCGACGCCGGTGAGGCGACCGGAACGGGCACCGCCATCGAAGTCGCACCGGGAACCTACGAGCTCGATCGGCCGGTGACGCTGGCGGGGGCGACGTGGGTCGCCGGAAGCGGCCCCGCGACGACCCTCCGTGCTGCCGACGGGCTGAACGCGGACCTCCTGACGATCCCGTCGGGTGCCGAACACGTCCGCGTTTCCGACCTCCGGATCGACGGCAACCGGTCCGGCAACGAGCGGGGGGACTGTCTGGTCGTGGTCGGGTACACATGGCGACCGGTCGTCGAACACCTCGTCGTCCGGAACGGAGCGGGCGACGGCGTCCGGTTCGAGGGCGGGCCCAACGGGGAGTACTCCTACGAACCGACGCTCACGGACGTCGACGTGGCACGCTGTGCCGGCGACGGGTTCGTCTTCGGGTACACCGGGGACCTGTTCGGCGTGAACCTGTACGCCGAAAGCTGCGAGAGCTACGGGTTCACGATGGCGGACGCCGGCGGGACGCTGATCCACCCCCACGCGTACGACACGAGGGGCGAGGCAGGTATCCGAATGATAGAGAGCGCGAAGGACGCCACGCTCGTAGGGGCCCACAGCGAGCGCAACCGGCGACACGGCGTGCTGATCAAGGGCGACCGGGTCACCCTCCGGAACGCGTTCGTCGCCAACAATTCGCGCGACGACCCCGGTTCCTACAGCGGGGTCGTCCTCGACGGGGCACACCGCAGTAGGGTCGTCGAGTCCGCACTGCTCAACGACGACGATTACGACCGTACGCAAGGACACGGCCTCGTCGAAACGTCGGACAGTCGTGACAACCTGATCTCGTTCAACCTCCTTCACGGCAACGCCGCCGCGGCCGTCGACCGGCCGTCACGGTCGACCGGGTCCACGTACCGGTTCAATCGGGGATACCGGACCGGTACGTGTTTAGCCCGATGA
- a CDS encoding glycosyltransferase family 2 protein, producing the protein MIWSELVTLIRILGAFVGLVFTLMMGTGLLLSVRYEPERSGERAENVRLVITTVAAAHVATALRETLDHTTARFSDCEIFCVLDEGSDLQAELLDRDDVTTVVVPESYDCEAVAKGRAINYFIETVVAEAPSYWYGFIDDDNRVLDDAFLYEIPHYEERGYRAMNPVLLPRRGRSVTTFMADHIRFVDDLSIYRLFTGVLGKPYLGFHGELLCARGDVLAEIGFDRETIVEDFAFALELVKRDVPVWQSATRVSILSPHDVTSFLKQRSRWYLGIARYLPKAPVASRVVVGARILTWTVAVASSWVFLPLWLLGYGLAFPTWVVGLLAAGSLIYVSTIGLGARRVGGLEGAGLLLLTPVYATLEHVVPLYALWTRDSEFVVIDK; encoded by the coding sequence ATGATCTGGTCCGAACTCGTCACGCTAATCCGGATACTCGGTGCCTTCGTCGGCCTCGTCTTCACGCTGATGATGGGCACCGGTCTGCTCCTGTCGGTTCGCTACGAGCCGGAGCGGAGCGGCGAGCGAGCCGAGAACGTACGGCTCGTGATCACGACGGTCGCCGCCGCCCACGTCGCCACCGCGCTTCGCGAGACGCTGGACCACACCACCGCGAGGTTCTCCGACTGTGAGATCTTCTGCGTCCTCGACGAGGGGAGCGATCTCCAGGCCGAACTCCTCGACCGCGACGACGTCACGACCGTCGTCGTGCCGGAGTCGTACGACTGCGAGGCGGTCGCCAAGGGACGGGCCATCAACTACTTCATCGAGACGGTCGTCGCCGAGGCACCGTCGTACTGGTACGGGTTCATCGACGACGACAACCGCGTCCTCGACGACGCGTTCCTCTACGAGATTCCCCACTACGAGGAGCGCGGCTACCGGGCGATGAACCCCGTTCTCCTCCCGCGCCGGGGCCGGTCGGTGACGACGTTCATGGCCGACCACATCCGCTTCGTCGACGACCTGTCCATCTACCGTCTGTTCACCGGCGTCCTCGGAAAACCCTACCTCGGGTTCCACGGCGAGTTGCTCTGTGCCCGCGGCGACGTCCTCGCGGAGATCGGCTTCGATCGGGAGACGATCGTCGAGGACTTCGCCTTCGCGCTCGAGTTGGTGAAACGGGACGTCCCGGTCTGGCAGAGCGCGACCCGCGTGAGCATTCTCAGCCCGCACGACGTCACGTCGTTCCTGAAGCAACGGTCGCGCTGGTATCTCGGTATCGCCCGGTACCTCCCGAAGGCACCGGTCGCGAGCCGGGTCGTCGTCGGTGCTCGCATCCTTACCTGGACCGTCGCCGTCGCGTCCAGCTGGGTGTTCCTCCCGCTGTGGCTCCTCGGGTACGGGCTCGCGTTTCCGACGTGGGTCGTCGGCCTGCTCGCGGCGGGCAGTCTCATCTACGTCAGCACCATCGGACTGGGCGCACGGCGAGTCGGCGGTCTCGAAGGCGCGGGCCTGCTGCTACTCACGCCGGTCTACGCGACGCTCGAACACGTCGTGCCCCTGTATGCGCTCTGGACCCGCGACAGCGAGTTCGTCGTCATCGACAAGTGA